Proteins from a genomic interval of Ghiorsea bivora:
- a CDS encoding HigA family addiction module antitoxin — MHMFNPVHPGEILRHDILEPMGVSIVDAAKSLDISRKTLSKICNGNGAITPEMAVRLELAFGKPSAQHWLKLQTAYDLNLVNQKRQELQRHIHPLAA, encoded by the coding sequence ATGCATATGTTTAACCCTGTTCACCCTGGTGAAATTCTTCGCCATGATATTTTAGAGCCAATGGGCGTAAGCATTGTAGATGCTGCCAAGTCATTGGATATAAGCCGCAAAACCTTGTCCAAAATATGCAATGGTAATGGTGCTATCACGCCTGAAATGGCTGTGCGCCTTGAGCTGGCGTTTGGTAAACCTTCTGCGCAACATTGGCTCAAGCTACAAACCGCCTACGACCTCAATCTTGTCAATCAGAAGCGACAAGAGTTACAACGACATATTCACCCGCTTGCAGCTTGA
- a CDS encoding adenosylcobinamide-GDP ribazoletransferase codes for MLENKDKFIATWSFLTTFPAPKTAQETSPQLSMMPLVGLGLGLTFYIAAWLLSGFNPAVTGLLLLILWLGSTGFLHLDGLADLSDALGASHGDRTRFLEVLKAPDIGSFAVIALILAILSKLVFLSVLGFAEVFAPLLLIPAWARLGAAWWVNELPPLHEGLATWLLDAGEANLTPWLITLLILSLLFAPILLLAPVILWAWKLFLEHKVQGMNGDCLGAGIEICEILLLALCCLTL; via the coding sequence ATGCTTGAAAACAAAGATAAATTTATCGCTACGTGGTCATTTCTGACCACCTTTCCTGCACCAAAAACAGCGCAAGAAACTTCTCCCCAACTGTCCATGATGCCTTTGGTGGGGTTAGGTTTGGGGCTCACCTTTTATATCGCGGCTTGGTTACTTTCTGGTTTTAACCCTGCAGTTACAGGTTTATTGCTGTTGATATTATGGTTAGGAAGCACTGGATTCTTACACCTTGATGGTTTGGCAGACCTATCTGATGCTTTGGGCGCATCCCATGGTGACAGAACACGTTTCTTAGAAGTTCTCAAAGCACCCGACATTGGTTCTTTTGCAGTTATTGCGCTGATATTGGCAATATTATCCAAGCTTGTTTTCTTATCTGTGCTTGGTTTTGCTGAAGTATTTGCGCCGCTTTTACTTATTCCTGCATGGGCACGTTTGGGTGCAGCTTGGTGGGTAAACGAGTTACCACCGCTTCATGAAGGGTTAGCCACTTGGTTGCTTGATGCAGGCGAAGCCAACCTTACGCCTTGGTTGATAACACTGCTTATCTTATCCCTTTTATTTGCGCCCATACTTTTACTTGCCCCTGTAATATTATGGGCATGGAAATTATTCTTGGAACATAAAGTGCAAGGCATGAATGGTGACTGTCTGGGTGCAGGCATTGAAATATGTGAAATTTTATTGCTCGCGTTGTGTTGTTTAACCCTATGA
- a CDS encoding uroporphyrinogen-III synthase, with amino-acid sequence MSHLQGKRILLTRTKEQNKNTAQQLKAIGAIPVYLPCIQIDYLKENIQQALKKIQADNPSNTDIIFSSSNGVKAVATCVHHLKKSLQGFRIIAVGHKTAQTLAEHGCTPAFIPEEASQKGLIAAYQQQNLPQQVYFFRAEEGSDDLLRALKQQGVDTLLIPSYRASCPNDDATPIINQLRNKAIDAVLLGSAKTAAFYVQRIANLNLANTPVIAVMSPQVEKAADKLGLKVQIIANKPSFRAMLQGLNDYFATQDKG; translated from the coding sequence ATGAGTCATCTTCAAGGCAAACGTATTCTGCTGACCCGCACAAAGGAGCAAAATAAAAACACGGCGCAACAACTTAAAGCGATAGGCGCAATTCCCGTATATTTGCCATGTATTCAGATTGATTATTTGAAGGAAAACATTCAACAAGCCTTAAAAAAAATACAAGCTGATAACCCAAGCAACACCGATATTATTTTTAGCAGCAGCAATGGCGTAAAAGCCGTGGCTACATGTGTCCATCATCTCAAAAAAAGCTTGCAAGGCTTTCGTATTATTGCCGTTGGTCATAAAACAGCACAAACACTTGCCGAACATGGTTGCACACCCGCATTTATCCCCGAAGAAGCCTCTCAGAAAGGCCTTATCGCGGCATATCAGCAACAAAACTTACCCCAACAAGTGTATTTTTTTCGAGCTGAAGAAGGCAGTGATGACTTGCTTCGCGCCCTAAAGCAACAAGGGGTAGATACCCTCTTAATACCAAGCTACCGCGCCAGTTGCCCCAACGATGATGCCACCCCTATCATTAACCAGCTTCGCAACAAAGCTATTGATGCTGTATTGCTTGGTAGCGCAAAAACCGCAGCCTTTTATGTGCAACGTATTGCCAATTTAAACCTTGCCAATACACCTGTGATTGCCGTCATGAGTCCACAAGTTGAAAAAGCCGCTGACAAATTGGGATTAAAGGTGCAGATTATCGCCAATAAACCTAGCTTTCGCGCAATGTTACAAGGTTTAAACGATTATTTTGCTACACAAGACAAAGGATAA
- the cobC gene encoding alpha-ribazole phosphatase family protein codes for MSPLILTIDILRHGETETEAGKLYGATDVPLSELGKSQLLKAAKIIHREPIANVISSPLKRCAWLSTKLDTRQHINMRYHIGFSEMDFGDWEGEDIQKLIQQEPNFRQDITQLKPPNGETFADFEQRVSAAWHEYITQHMEQGGHHLLVTHGGVIRLLLGQVLQIPKQHLSSLYIPHAAWSRITFVQGESPMLWFMNHHA; via the coding sequence ATGTCACCTCTTATTCTCACCATTGATATTCTCCGCCATGGCGAGACGGAAACAGAAGCTGGAAAGCTATATGGTGCAACAGATGTTCCCTTAAGTGAATTAGGGAAATCACAGTTACTAAAAGCCGCCAAAATCATCCACAGAGAGCCTATTGCAAACGTTATTAGCTCACCCTTAAAACGTTGCGCTTGGCTTAGTACAAAGTTGGACACAAGGCAGCATATCAACATGCGTTACCATATTGGTTTTAGCGAAATGGATTTTGGTGATTGGGAAGGTGAAGATATTCAAAAACTGATTCAACAAGAGCCCAACTTTCGCCAAGACATTACCCAACTCAAGCCGCCTAATGGTGAAACATTTGCTGATTTTGAGCAGCGCGTGAGCGCAGCTTGGCATGAATATATCACCCAACACATGGAACAAGGCGGACATCATCTACTGGTCACCCATGGTGGCGTGATTCGACTCTTACTCGGGCAAGTCTTACAAATACCCAAGCAACACCTAAGCAGCTTGTATATCCCGCATGCTGCTTGGTCACGCATCACATTTGTACAAGGAGAATCACCGATGTTGTGGTTTATGAACCACCATGCTTGA
- the argF gene encoding ornithine carbamoyltransferase — translation MRHFLTLLDISPSEANGILARGIELKAKQKAGEAHPTLAGKALAMIFDKASTRTRVSFETGMFQLGGHALFLHSGTTQLGRGEPVEDSARVISSMVDMVMIRTFDHAMVEKFAEYSSVPVINALTDLTHPCQILADVMTFVEHRGAIKGKTVAWIGDGNNMAHSWMNGAVTFDFTLNIASPDGYTVDESLLANARAKGAKINLCSSPQEAVNNADLVTTDVWASMGQEEEQKIREAAFKDYQVDTTLMSNANSDALFMHCLPAHRGEEVAADVIDGKQSVVWDEAENRLHAQKALMEFLMDAAS, via the coding sequence ATCAGACATTTTTTAACATTGTTGGACATTTCACCCAGTGAAGCCAATGGGATTTTAGCGCGTGGCATCGAACTCAAAGCCAAACAAAAAGCTGGCGAAGCTCACCCCACCCTTGCAGGAAAAGCATTAGCCATGATTTTTGACAAAGCATCCACCCGTACCCGTGTCTCATTTGAAACAGGCATGTTTCAATTGGGTGGTCATGCCTTGTTTTTACATTCAGGCACAACCCAACTTGGCAGAGGCGAACCTGTAGAAGATTCTGCACGCGTCATTTCCAGCATGGTGGATATGGTGATGATTCGCACCTTTGACCACGCCATGGTCGAAAAGTTTGCCGAATATTCATCCGTACCTGTCATCAATGCGTTAACCGACCTAACCCACCCCTGCCAAATTCTCGCTGATGTGATGACGTTTGTAGAACATCGCGGCGCAATCAAGGGTAAAACCGTGGCATGGATTGGCGATGGCAACAATATGGCGCACTCTTGGATGAATGGCGCTGTCACCTTTGATTTCACGCTGAATATTGCTTCACCCGATGGTTATACCGTGGATGAAAGTTTATTAGCAAACGCAAGAGCCAAGGGCGCAAAAATTAACCTTTGCAGCAGCCCACAAGAAGCCGTAAATAATGCCGATTTGGTCACTACTGATGTCTGGGCATCCATGGGGCAAGAAGAAGAACAAAAAATCCGTGAAGCAGCCTTTAAAGATTATCAAGTGGACACCACATTGATGAGCAACGCCAATAGCGATGCTTTGTTTATGCACTGCCTGCCAGCACATCGGGGCGAAGAAGTCGCTGCTGATGTGATTGATGGCAAACAATCTGTAGTGTGGGATGAAGCAGAAAACCGCCTACATGCGCAAAAAGCATTGATGGAATTTTTGATGGATGCGGCTTCCTAA
- a CDS encoding (2Fe-2S) ferredoxin domain-containing protein, protein MTEKLSIAPYKHHAIMCVGKACGENMPLLKYIKKRMAEEGLAEGEDAVRVNRAGCLGVCEQGPIMVVYPEGVWYANMDEAKVDEIIAQHLKGGKPLEMLAFHAQSAH, encoded by the coding sequence ATGACAGAGAAGCTCAGTATTGCCCCATATAAACACCATGCGATTATGTGTGTTGGTAAAGCTTGTGGTGAAAATATGCCTTTGCTTAAATATATTAAAAAACGTATGGCTGAAGAAGGTTTGGCAGAAGGAGAGGATGCAGTTCGTGTGAATCGTGCGGGATGTCTTGGCGTCTGCGAGCAGGGGCCTATTATGGTGGTGTACCCTGAAGGTGTCTGGTATGCTAATATGGATGAAGCAAAGGTTGATGAAATTATTGCCCAACACTTAAAAGGTGGTAAACCTTTGGAGATGTTAGCATTTCATGCCCAATCAGCGCATTAA
- a CDS encoding tetratricopeptide repeat protein, whose amino-acid sequence MIRIVMMLLLIAAVFVSLLVFPDIANQRVRIEILGWLFETRTAMFILLIIFSLSALWLVQKTFALSINSPKQLWTNLRSGNKKRRELRLQEALDTWIDEGEGHSQKLLKRSKGIIPPWLHDALIVWWDKPENHAPIHDEKDKPHIIALKARLATEPNQTHLSLEQRQQYLDAWLMVHPGASLALERKAALLGERGEYAEQVALLEDLFQRKKQVQHIRPQLATALRHLAKQDSDNALTYLRKSNRINPTDVKTLMNLAQTLQTSGDTQTAYRLLLDYLAQHDDMQVAKALLPMLENDALQHFKQVDKAVYQTTAAGTWLRMQLAHKAGLSGIADDSLYGLLENHESAELWQLRGDWYAEQGQWQQAAEAYQKANQLH is encoded by the coding sequence ATGATTCGTATTGTTATGATGTTATTACTGATTGCAGCCGTTTTTGTAAGCCTACTGGTCTTCCCTGACATTGCCAATCAACGTGTGCGCATTGAAATATTAGGTTGGTTATTTGAAACACGTACAGCCATGTTTATCTTACTGATTATTTTCAGTTTAAGCGCATTATGGTTGGTGCAAAAAACCTTTGCCTTGAGCATCAATAGCCCCAAACAACTGTGGACAAACCTTCGCAGTGGTAACAAAAAACGCCGTGAACTACGTTTACAAGAAGCATTAGACACTTGGATTGATGAAGGTGAAGGTCATAGCCAAAAACTACTCAAACGCAGCAAAGGTATTATTCCGCCTTGGTTGCATGATGCGCTCATTGTTTGGTGGGACAAACCTGAAAACCATGCACCAATTCATGATGAAAAAGACAAACCCCACATCATTGCGCTTAAAGCGCGGCTGGCAACAGAACCCAATCAAACACACCTAAGCTTAGAGCAAAGACAACAGTATTTGGATGCATGGTTAATGGTACACCCAGGCGCTTCACTTGCCCTTGAGCGCAAAGCAGCCTTGTTGGGTGAGCGCGGCGAATATGCCGAGCAAGTTGCTTTGCTGGAAGACTTATTTCAGCGCAAAAAACAAGTGCAACACATCAGGCCTCAACTTGCCACAGCGCTTCGCCACCTTGCAAAGCAAGATAGCGATAATGCGCTTACCTACTTGCGCAAATCTAACCGCATCAACCCAACTGATGTGAAAACACTGATGAACTTAGCCCAAACATTGCAAACATCAGGGGACACCCAAACGGCCTATCGTTTATTATTGGACTACCTTGCCCAACATGATGATATGCAGGTTGCAAAAGCACTTTTACCCATGCTGGAAAATGATGCTTTACAGCATTTCAAGCAAGTCGATAAAGCCGTTTACCAAACCACCGCCGCTGGCACTTGGCTACGTATGCAGCTTGCGCACAAAGCGGGTTTAAGTGGTATTGCTGATGATAGCTTATATGGCTTATTGGAAAATCATGAAAGTGCTGAACTGTGGCAATTGCGTGGTGACTGGTATGCCGAGCAAGGGCAATGGCAACAGGCAGCAGAGGCATATCAAAAAGCCAACCAGCTACACTGA
- a CDS encoding alanine racemase — MKIPHHIESLIQQHAEKGKTFNAYIYDTAPLKRRISCLKRIMPQGVEVFYAMKANPHPAFLSAALEAEVTGIEIASLGEAHKAVAAGFTPSQLIYTGPGKSLEELTWCIGNHIRTIHIESLVEAHRIQSLCKQYNTQQDILLRINANFDIHDAQTTFSGGSKKFGIDEEQLDVALPQILALDKLNFRGLHVYAASGVLNVDDLLHNCKLVFDLTQRIETQYQGVTCDIIDFGGGFGVDYLEEGTDFAAQAYADGLATMIQDYDFKNRHFVLELGRWLAAECGWFCTEIIDIKTSRGKKQVICAGGINHFRRPAALAINHPTSIVSMHKPKLFPAQESIHQEKVYFGGPLCTSADKLANDIYIEEAHIGDIAVFGLAGAYGLTMSNTGFLSHALPQEIIVTQEKGEL; from the coding sequence ATGAAAATTCCTCATCATATTGAATCACTCATTCAGCAGCACGCTGAAAAAGGTAAAACATTTAATGCCTATATATACGACACCGCACCGCTCAAGCGGCGAATCAGCTGCCTCAAGCGCATCATGCCCCAAGGTGTTGAGGTGTTTTACGCCATGAAAGCCAACCCTCACCCTGCTTTTTTATCTGCAGCTTTAGAAGCTGAAGTGACTGGCATCGAGATTGCCAGCCTTGGGGAAGCACACAAAGCCGTTGCCGCGGGTTTTACGCCCTCACAACTCATCTACACAGGCCCAGGCAAAAGCCTAGAAGAGTTAACATGGTGTATCGGCAACCATATCCGAACCATTCATATTGAGTCTTTGGTTGAAGCTCACCGCATTCAATCCTTATGTAAGCAATACAACACCCAACAAGATATTTTACTTCGCATCAATGCCAACTTTGACATCCACGATGCACAAACCACTTTTTCAGGTGGTTCAAAAAAATTCGGCATTGATGAAGAGCAATTGGATGTCGCTCTCCCGCAAATTTTAGCCTTGGATAAGCTTAATTTCCGTGGTTTACATGTATATGCTGCCAGCGGCGTGTTAAATGTGGATGACCTATTACACAACTGTAAACTGGTTTTTGATTTGACCCAACGTATTGAAACCCAATACCAAGGTGTCACATGCGACATCATCGATTTTGGTGGCGGTTTTGGTGTGGACTACCTAGAAGAAGGCACAGACTTTGCCGCCCAAGCTTACGCCGATGGGCTTGCAACCATGATACAAGATTACGATTTCAAAAACCGACACTTTGTTTTGGAGTTGGGGCGTTGGTTGGCTGCTGAATGTGGTTGGTTTTGCACTGAAATCATCGATATCAAAACAAGCCGTGGTAAAAAACAAGTGATTTGCGCAGGTGGCATTAACCATTTCCGCCGCCCTGCTGCCCTTGCCATCAACCACCCCACAAGTATTGTAAGCATGCATAAACCAAAGCTTTTTCCAGCCCAAGAATCTATTCATCAGGAAAAAGTATACTTTGGTGGCCCGCTGTGCACCAGCGCAGACAAACTTGCCAATGACATATACATCGAAGAAGCACATATTGGTGACATTGCAGTCTTTGGATTGGCAGGGGCTTATGGCTTAACCATGTCCAACACAGGTTTCCTCAGCCATGCTTTGCCGCAAGAAATTATTGTCACACAGGAAAAAGGAGAACTATGA
- the hslU gene encoding ATP-dependent protease ATPase subunit HslU yields the protein MTPREIVSELDRFIIGQFDAKRAVAIALRNRWRRQQVSSPMREEITPKNILMIGSTGVGKTEIARRLAKLAKAPFIKVEATKYTEVGYVGRDVESIIRDLLDTAIKMVKEEHVAKVKVRAEESAEERILDILIPTPVEGHTRPISADAPNPHRNSRDKMRHKLRLGELDNRQIEIDVPEHHDMPMLQVFSNNPNEDNNMDIKDMLGGLLGEKKKSKRVTIKEAMEILKQQEATRLIDNDKVKEEAIKRTENSGIVFLDEIDKITHREGASGDVSRQGVQRDLLPLVEGTSVSTKHGAVSTNHILFIASGAFHLSKPSDLVPELQGRFPIRVQLKALTEDDFRRILVEPECSLTQQYTALLNTEGISLEFAESGIAEIAKITVLVNEKTENIGARRLHTLLERVLDEVSFDACDRTEKRLVIDDKYVRDCLGETAESEDLSRYIL from the coding sequence ATGACACCACGCGAAATCGTAAGCGAACTGGATAGATTTATCATTGGGCAATTTGATGCCAAACGTGCTGTTGCTATTGCTTTGCGTAACCGTTGGCGCAGGCAACAAGTAAGTTCGCCTATGCGTGAAGAAATCACACCAAAAAATATCCTTATGATAGGTTCAACAGGCGTAGGTAAAACAGAGATTGCCCGTCGCCTAGCCAAGCTTGCCAAGGCACCATTTATTAAGGTTGAGGCCACCAAATATACCGAAGTCGGTTATGTTGGGCGCGATGTAGAATCGATTATCCGCGACCTGTTGGACACCGCCATTAAAATGGTTAAAGAAGAACATGTGGCCAAAGTAAAAGTTCGCGCTGAAGAATCTGCAGAAGAACGTATTTTGGATATTCTTATCCCTACACCTGTAGAGGGACATACGCGCCCTATTTCAGCCGATGCACCCAACCCACACCGAAACTCTCGCGATAAAATGCGCCATAAACTTCGCTTGGGTGAGCTGGACAATCGTCAAATTGAAATCGATGTACCTGAACATCATGACATGCCAATGTTACAAGTATTCAGTAATAACCCCAACGAAGACAATAACATGGACATCAAAGATATGCTGGGTGGTCTCTTAGGTGAGAAAAAGAAAAGCAAACGTGTCACCATCAAAGAAGCGATGGAAATCCTCAAGCAACAAGAAGCTACACGTTTGATTGACAATGATAAAGTCAAAGAAGAAGCCATCAAACGCACTGAAAATTCGGGCATCGTGTTCTTGGATGAAATCGACAAAATCACACACCGTGAGGGTGCAAGTGGCGATGTATCTCGACAAGGTGTGCAGCGGGATCTGCTTCCCTTGGTGGAAGGTACATCCGTAAGCACAAAACATGGTGCCGTAAGCACCAACCATATTCTATTCATTGCATCAGGCGCTTTCCACTTGAGCAAACCTTCCGATTTGGTGCCTGAATTACAAGGGCGTTTCCCTATCCGCGTGCAATTAAAAGCTTTGACCGAAGATGATTTCAGACGCATCTTGGTTGAGCCAGAATGTTCATTAACCCAACAATATACCGCCCTTTTAAACACTGAAGGCATAAGCCTTGAATTTGCAGAGTCCGGTATTGCCGAAATTGCAAAAATAACGGTATTGGTGAACGAAAAAACTGAAAATATCGGCGCCCGACGTTTACACACACTTTTGGAACGTGTATTGGATGAAGTTAGCTTTGATGCTTGCGACCGCACCGAGAAAAGGTTGGTTATTGATGATAAATATGTTCGTGATTGTTTGGGTGAAACAGCGGAAAGTGAAGACCTATCACGTTATATTTTATAA
- the hemB gene encoding porphobilinogen synthase has product MPFDLTHRPRRLRKTANLRRMVSETTLSVNDLIYPIFVDEGIDTAVDVKSMPGVTRIPLADVAAMVQKVEDAGVPGVIFFGIPTEKDAIGSGGWDDEGIVQRAVRAAKKACPDMIVIADTCFCEYTDHGHCGVLHGEEVDNDATLSNLQKEAVSYAKAGVDIVAPSGMMDGMIKAIREGLDKAGFQDTPIMSYAVKYASGYFGPFRDAADSTPSFGDRAQYQMDPANRREAIKEALLDVEEGADMLMVKPALAYMDIIREVKDATQLPMAVYNVSGEYAMVKAAAANGWIDEKRVVLETMLSFKRAGADMILTYHALDVAAWLNEQ; this is encoded by the coding sequence ATGCCATTTGATTTAACCCATAGACCTCGCCGCCTTAGAAAAACTGCGAATTTACGTCGTATGGTTTCTGAAACGACGTTATCGGTGAACGATTTGATTTATCCCATTTTTGTCGATGAAGGTATTGATACTGCTGTGGATGTTAAAAGCATGCCTGGCGTAACGCGTATTCCATTGGCTGATGTGGCTGCCATGGTGCAAAAGGTTGAAGATGCTGGTGTACCCGGTGTGATATTCTTTGGTATCCCTACTGAAAAAGATGCGATTGGCTCTGGTGGCTGGGATGATGAAGGTATTGTGCAACGTGCTGTGCGCGCTGCAAAAAAAGCTTGCCCTGATATGATTGTCATTGCCGATACATGTTTTTGTGAATACACCGACCACGGGCATTGCGGCGTTTTACACGGTGAAGAAGTGGATAATGATGCAACGCTTTCCAACCTACAAAAAGAAGCCGTGTCTTATGCAAAAGCGGGTGTAGATATCGTTGCTCCATCTGGCATGATGGATGGCATGATTAAAGCCATTCGTGAGGGCTTGGATAAAGCTGGTTTCCAAGATACACCCATCATGTCCTATGCTGTGAAATATGCATCGGGTTATTTTGGTCCTTTCCGTGATGCGGCAGATTCCACCCCAAGCTTTGGTGATAGAGCCCAATATCAAATGGACCCTGCCAATCGCCGTGAAGCCATCAAAGAAGCATTGTTAGATGTGGAAGAAGGCGCAGATATGCTCATGGTCAAACCTGCACTAGCATATATGGATATTATTCGTGAAGTCAAAGATGCCACGCAATTACCCATGGCTGTGTATAATGTGTCGGGTGAATATGCCATGGTCAAAGCTGCGGCTGCCAATGGTTGGATTGATGAAAAACGTGTGGTTTTGGAAACCATGCTCAGCTTCAAACGCGCAGGCGCAGATATGATTCTCACATACCATGCATTGGATGTTGCCGCATGGTTAAACGAGCAATAA
- a CDS encoding ClpXP protease specificity-enhancing factor SspB: MSVNFEDALKAKKLRDFFYEHKRIFILVDAAADDVQLPEHLKHDHALPLVLNARMPQPIHIRDSSLESKFSFSGVSQHCVIPMKRIWAVYLPEQDLSSGILWEDDMPESIKTQVQQEVNMSEEEMQTLTDATVEKSSAAAGETKASDVGRKVRHLRVVK, translated from the coding sequence ATGAGTGTAAACTTTGAAGACGCTTTGAAAGCTAAAAAGCTGCGTGACTTTTTTTATGAGCATAAGCGTATTTTTATTCTTGTTGATGCCGCTGCCGATGATGTGCAGCTGCCAGAGCATTTGAAACATGATCATGCTTTACCATTGGTATTAAATGCGCGTATGCCGCAGCCTATTCATATTAGAGATTCGTCATTGGAGTCTAAATTTTCTTTCTCAGGTGTATCTCAGCATTGTGTGATTCCGATGAAACGTATTTGGGCAGTATATTTGCCTGAGCAAGACCTGTCATCGGGTATATTATGGGAAGATGATATGCCTGAAAGCATAAAAACACAGGTTCAGCAAGAAGTAAATATGTCTGAAGAAGAGATGCAGACGCTGACCGATGCTACAGTGGAAAAATCAAGTGCTGCAGCGGGGGAAACAAAAGCATCTGACGTAGGGCGGAAAGTACGTCATTTACGAGTTGTAAAATGA
- a CDS encoding acetylornithine transaminase, with protein MNIQEANQYLAPNYGRFPITLVKGQGARLWDDTGKSYLDFVAGIAVNTLGHAHPAMIKTISKQAATMLHCSNLYFNPQQNELAKQLVELSGLDKVFFCNSGAEANEAAIKIVRKYFHDQGKQKYTIITATQSFHGRTMQTIAATGQDKVKEGFAPLPIGFKHVPLNDFETLEQAIDNHTAAIMLEPLQGEGGVNNVCPHYLADVRKLCDQHDILLIFDEIQTGIARCGAMFAFELAGVSPDILTLAKGLGGGVPIGAMLACKKVAPSLSAGSHGTTFGGNPMSCAAALTVLQVLEQENILENVNQRSKQLQAGLQKLVDTYPFFSEVRGHGLLLGLACEKEVMPIIHACREHGLLVLAAGPHVLRFLPALNITEAEIEEGLTLLNKSIEGLDL; from the coding sequence ATGAATATCCAAGAAGCAAACCAATATTTAGCCCCCAATTATGGACGGTTCCCCATCACGCTTGTCAAAGGTCAAGGCGCTCGCCTTTGGGATGATACAGGCAAGTCATATTTGGATTTTGTCGCGGGCATTGCAGTCAACACCTTAGGTCATGCGCACCCAGCCATGATTAAAACCATAAGCAAGCAGGCTGCCACCATGTTGCATTGCTCCAATTTATATTTTAATCCCCAACAAAATGAACTGGCGAAACAGCTGGTTGAGCTTTCAGGCTTAGATAAAGTGTTTTTCTGCAATTCAGGTGCAGAAGCCAATGAAGCAGCCATTAAAATTGTGCGCAAATATTTCCATGACCAAGGCAAACAGAAATATACCATTATCACGGCAACCCAATCTTTTCATGGCAGAACCATGCAAACCATTGCTGCTACAGGGCAAGACAAGGTCAAAGAAGGTTTTGCTCCGCTACCTATTGGTTTTAAACATGTTCCGCTCAATGATTTTGAAACACTTGAACAAGCCATCGATAACCATACAGCGGCAATTATGCTTGAACCTTTACAAGGTGAAGGTGGTGTCAACAATGTCTGCCCGCATTATTTGGCAGACGTAAGAAAGCTTTGTGATCAACACGATATACTGCTTATCTTTGATGAAATCCAAACAGGTATTGCTCGGTGTGGGGCCATGTTTGCTTTTGAATTGGCAGGTGTTTCCCCCGATATACTCACTCTTGCCAAAGGTTTGGGCGGCGGTGTACCCATTGGTGCAATGCTTGCCTGCAAAAAGGTCGCACCATCATTATCTGCAGGCTCACACGGCACCACATTTGGTGGTAATCCTATGTCTTGTGCAGCTGCACTCACCGTATTGCAGGTATTAGAACAAGAAAACATCTTGGAAAACGTCAACCAAAGAAGCAAACAACTCCAAGCTGGGTTACAAAAACTGGTGGATACTTACCCATTTTTTAGCGAAGTGCGTGGTCATGGTCTACTCTTAGGGCTTGCTTGTGAGAAAGAAGTGATGCCTATCATTCATGCTTGTCGTGAACATGGTTTATTGGTGTTAGCGGCAGGACCACATGTCTTGCGTTTTTTACCTGCACTGAATATCACAGAAGCTGAAATTGAAGAAGGCTTAACGCTATTAAACAAAAGTATAGAAGGTTTAGATTTATGA
- a CDS encoding type II toxin-antitoxin system RelE/ParE family toxin, with the protein MILDFIHKGLEKFYRTGSKAGIQTKHAEKLRRILSNLDVASCSDDLDLPSYRLHELKGSRKGVWSITVQANWRVTFRFVGEDIELINYEDYH; encoded by the coding sequence ATGATTCTTGATTTCATCCATAAAGGTTTGGAAAAGTTTTATCGTACGGGAAGCAAGGCTGGTATTCAAACCAAACATGCTGAAAAGTTGCGCCGAATACTTTCCAATCTTGATGTAGCAAGCTGCTCTGATGACTTGGATTTACCCAGTTACCGCTTGCATGAGCTTAAGGGCTCTCGCAAAGGTGTTTGGTCGATTACGGTTCAAGCCAACTGGCGTGTCACCTTTCGTTTTGTGGGTGAAGATATTGAGTTGATAAATTATGAGGATTACCATTAA